GACGACCAAAATTGAACTCGGTTTCAGTAAGGCGTGGACTACCAAAACAGAGCTGTTCAGCGACTTCAGCTATGAAGGCTCTGTGTTCAGAGCCTTTGAGCTTTTTAGCAGCAAGTATAATGAGGTGTTTGCATTCAGGGGTGACATTAACGCTGGACATGACGTTCACAATCAATCACAGAGGGAGTAAGCAGGAAAGATACTCCGGTAAAGTTTGTTATGCCACTCCCCTTAAGCCTGCTTTGCTCTGAGCAGTAAGGTGGGTATTCAGCATTCGCAACCGTCTTGATGATGTTGATTTGAGATTATTTACCATGACACTGATAGCCAGTTTTGGTGGGTAGGCCACCAACAGGTGTACGTGATCTTTTTCGCCATCCATTTCAAGTAACTGGCATTCCAGTTTTTCACATGCACTCTCGAACGACTCCCGTAACTGCTTGATCATATAGCCATCAAAAAGCTTTCGCCTGTACTTTGTCGTGAACACCAAATGAACAACCAGCTTGGTAACGCTATGTCGTTTGCGAAGATACCCTTTAAGCAAATCCTTATTGTGTGCGCTCACTTGAAAACCTCTTTCAAATACCTGTAATATAAACTTTATATTAATGAGCACTGAAATAACGTTCCATGCTGAGAGCCACCAAAGTACGAATCTATCCAACATCAGAGCAGGCGGAATTTCTCGACCGTCAGTTTGATGCTGTGCGGTTCGTATGGAACAAGGCCCTGGCTATTAAGGTTCATTATTACAAGGCTCGTGGGCAGAGCCTTTCTCCCAAAAAACACCTGAAGCCCTTGCTGGCAAAAGCCAAGAAAAGCCGAAAGTACTCATGGCTGAAAAACGCTGACTCTATTGCACTGCAACAGGCCACTATCAATCTGGATACGGCCTTTCAAAACTTTTTCAATCCCAAATTGCAGGCAAGATTTCCTCGCTTCAAGAAAAAGCATGGCAAGCAAAGTAGCTACCATTGTACGTCTGTCTCTGTGGGCGATAACTGGATAAAAATCCCCAAGCGCAAGCCCATAAGGGCTAAAGTGCATCGTGAAATAGTGGGTAAGGTGAAGTCTATCACCCTGAGCAGAACGCTAACCGGCAAGTATTTTGCCTCCATATTGGCTGATGATACCCAGGAACAACCAAAACAGATTGATAATCTTGAAGCTAATCAGGTTGTCGGTGTTGATATGGGGATTACTGATCTGGCTATCACCAGTACCGGCCATAAGACTGGCAATCCTCGCTTTCTGAAAAAAGCACAACGTAACCTGAAAAGAAAACAGCAGGCTCTATCTCGCTGCAAGAAAGGCTCAAAAGGTAGGCACAAAGCCCGTTTATTGGTGGCAAAGGCGCATGAGCGTGTAGCCTTTGCCCGTAATGATTTTCAGCATAAGCTATCAAAACAACTCATCGACGAAAACCAAGCGGTGATTGTGGAGACACTGAAAGTTAAAAACATGCTCAAGAACAAGCGTCTTGCTCGTTCTATTGCTGATGCTGGCTGGCACTCACTGATAACCAAACTCGAATACAAGGCAAAGCAGGAAGGTAAACATCTGGTGAAGATAGACCAGTGGTTTGCATCCTCTAAAACTTGCTCAGTCTGCGATTTGAAACAGGAAAAAATGCCATTGAGAATCCGATCATGGGAGTGTAGCTGTGGTGCTATCCATGACCGGGATATTAATGCAGCTCGCAATATCAAGAAGCAAGGCATATTGAAATTAAAGGCGGAAGGACTGTCCGTTTCTGCTGATGGAGGCTTGCGTAAATCCGGCATACTGTCGGTTGCTGCCTAAGAAATCAGAATCCTCATCCGATAGGGTGGGGAGCAGTCACTGCGCTCTGGCTTCTTCAACAGCTTTAGCTAACCAAACTTTTATTAAAGACTGGTATGGCACATCTCTTTTATTCGCCTCTACCTTAATCATATCTAGCAAGCCTTGAGGCAGTCTTAATGAGATCGCCTTAGTGGAAGGCTTCAGATTCGGAAACACTGCACTTTCAGCTTGAGTTAAATCAAGATATTCGCTTGAATCATGAGTTTCCCAAAATTCACGCTCTTCTTTTTCTGTCTTGAAGTCTGGTATTTCTTTAAGCCTTTTCATATACAAGCCTCTCATTTCTGCTCATATCCCTAGCTGAAATAACACGGATTAAGGTGTCAGAGCTTCTTAATGTGAAAGAGAGATGTAGCCTTCTATCATTATTGGTTTTCCCATATGCATGATATCTAGCTTCATCGTCACTATGCTTCTTGTCAGATAGAAGCAGTAGGGGGTTATTGAAGAATACCTGTTCAGCTTCTGCCTGACTAACACTATGTTTTTCCTGTTTTTTTCTGACATTTCCTTCATCCCAGTCAAAACCAAGTACTTTGTCTAAATTAATCATAAATGTATATTATGAACATATACGCAATAGGTCAAGAAAGTTTGAAATCGGGAAGTTGATCAGAATTTGGACTGATCACAGCTAACACTGAAAATTATAAAAAAGGCTGCATAATTAAATGCAACCTGATGTTTATTTGTTACTCAATGCCACAAAGCTTCCACACTTTGCTGCACTGCCTTGAAGAAATTCAGGTTTTTTTTGTGTTTTTATCGATCAACTCAGTCGCTGGTTGATCTCGCCGGCAATGATCTCGGCCTGTGGTCCGAGAATAACCTGCAGGCTACTGCTGCTCAGGCGAACAACGCCTTTCGCCCCCAGTGCTTTCAGACCTGCTTCGTCAACATTGTTGGAGTCTTTCAGGGTCAGTCGCAGACGGGTAATGCAGGCACCGACTTCTTTCAGATTTTCCTGTCCACCCAGCAGGGCGATGTAGCGTTCAGCTCGCCCGGACTGTTCCATTTCAACGGTTTCTGCTACTTCTTCATCTTCACGACCTGGTGTTTTCAGGTTGAAGGCTTTGATACCAAAATAGAAGGCGCAAAAGTAGATAGCGGCAAAGGCCAGGCCGATCATGATCAGGGTGACAGGGTTGGTGGCCAGTCCCCAGTTCAGCAGCATGTCAAACGCACCCGCCGAGAAGCCAAAGCCGTGCAGTACGCCCAGGCTGTTAGTGACGACCAGAGACAGACCGGTCAGTACGGCATGTACCGCGTAAAGCGCCGGAGCCAGGAATACGAACATAAATTCGAGTGGCTCGGTGACGCCGGTCAGAAACGCTGTCAGGGCAACAGAGAACAGAACGCCACCGACTTTTGCGCGGTTTTCTTTATGTGCGGTCAGGTACATGGCAAATGCAGCGGCTGGCAAGCCAAACATCATGACCGGGTAGAAGCCTGCCATGAATACGCCCGCAGTCGGGTCGCCAGCAAAGAAGCGGGGCAGGTCGCCATTGACAATTTCGCCTGCGGCGTTGGTGAATTCACCCAGACCAAACCAGAACACAGAGTTCACAACATGGTGCAGGCCAACAGGGATCAGGCCACGGTTAAGAACACCGTAAAAGAACTGACCAACAGGGCCGGATTCTGACACGCCCAGTGCAAACGCGTTAATTCCGCTCTGAATGGAAGGCCAGATATAACCGGCAAGAACGGAAACAGCCAGTGCGATCAGGCCTGTCATGATCGGCACCAGTCGTTTACCTCCGAAGAATGCCAGGTAGGAAGGCATTTCGGTGGCGTGGAATTTATTGTAGCTGTGCCCGGCAATAATACCGGCAATAATGCCGCCGAAGAAAGACATGTCGATATCGGCATTGATGGTTTTGGCAGCGGCTGTCAGAACAAAGTAGCCAACAGCACCCGCCAGAACGGCGGAACCAGCGTCGTCTTTAGCAAGCCCGCAGGCGATACCCATGGCAAACAGAAGTGGCAGGTTGCTGAAAATAGCGTTACCGGCTTCTGCCATAAAGGCGATGTTGAGCAGGTCTGGCTGTCCGAGGCGAAGCAGCATGGCAGCAACAGGCAGGGTAGCAATGGGCAGCATGAGCGCCTTGCCTAACCGCTGCATGTAGTTGAGGATATTCATGTGGATGTCTCTGTGTTGGTTTTTTTTAGCGTCAGGATTAAAGTCGAACAGCTTAACGTTATGTAACGCAATGGTTTGCAGGGAGGTACAGTTGCTAGCAAAAGCTAACAAAACTTTTCGTTGATCCCTCGTGCGTCGATCATAAAGGTATATTTCACGATGTAAATTAATCCTTACCGGTTACTTTAAGTTCTTTTGATCCATATCAATATAAATTGCACGTTGATGAAGAAAGTAACGCGATCTAACGGTGTGTCTGTTTTTTTGACCTTTTTAATGTTGGCTGGTTGTAAAATATGATGGGGTCATTGATTGCTTGATGGCAAGTAGAGGTCTATATTTTTCAATTATTTTTCATTGAAAAATAATTAAGCTTGTTGCATTCTTCTTTTAACTAAAGCTTCAACCTTCACGGTAAGAGAAACGCTTATGCGCCTTATTCCTTTGCAGACATCCGAAGAAACGGCCCACTGGACAGCAAGATATATTGTTAACCGCATCAATAAGTTCAACCCAGGCAAAGAGAGGCCTTTCGTACTGGGCTTGCCAACGGGTGGGACTCCGGTTGCAACCTATAAGGAGCTTATTCGACTTTACAGTAAGGGTGAGGTCAGCTTTAAGCATGTTGTCACTTTCAACATGGATGAGTACGTTGGACTGCCTGCCGGCCATCCGGAAAGCTACCGTCAGTTTATGGAAGAACAGTTGTTCAGCCATATCGATCTGCCCGCTGAAAACGTTCATTTCCTTAACGGCAACGCCGAGAATCTGGAGCTTGAGTGTCAGGCTTATGAAGAAGCCATTCTGTCCTATGGTGGTATTGAGTTGTTCCTTGGGGGGGTAGGCAGAGATGGACATATTGCGTTTAATGAGCCAGGTTCGTCACTTTCCTCCCGTTCCCGTATCAAAACACTGACGGAAGATACCCGTCGTGCCAATGCCCGATTCTTTGATGGCGATATCAGTCAGGTGCCAAAGCTGGCTTTGACCATGGGGGTTGCTACCTTGCTGGATGCCAGGGAGGTTATCATTCTGGCCACTGGCGCGGATAAGAGTCGTGCTGTTGAGGCGGCTGTTGAGGGTTCTGTTAACCATCTCTGGACAGTCTCTGCCATGCAGCTTCACCCGAAATCCATAATGGTCTGTGACGACGCTGCCACCATGGAGCTGAAGGTTAAAACCCTTCGTTATTTCCAGGATATTGAAGCGGTAAACATCAAGGAAGTCAGTCGTCATGTTCATGCCTGATAAGTCTTCCCGATACGCCCTGACCCATTTTGCTCTGCCAGCCCATATTACTGACTCCGGGTTGGCAAATATCAGGAGTATTGTGGTCAACGAAGGGGTAATAGAGCAGGTCAGCACGGAGTCGTTTGCTGATGAGAATATCGAAACGGTAGACCTTAACGGGTATACGCTGGCTCCCGGTTTTATTGATCTGCAACTAAACGGCTGCGGTGGTGTTCTTTTTAATGCGGATATCTCAGAAGCGACTCTGGATGTTATGCATGCCACGAATTTACGGTTTGGCTGCACCAGCTTTCTGCCGACGTTGATCACATGCAGTGACAGCGATATGAATAAGGCCATCGAGGTGGTCAGATCTTACAGGGAGAAGCACCCGGAACGAGTTCC
Above is a genomic segment from Endozoicomonas euniceicola containing:
- a CDS encoding BrnA antitoxin family protein produces the protein MKRLKEIPDFKTEKEEREFWETHDSSEYLDLTQAESAVFPNLKPSTKAISLRLPQGLLDMIKVEANKRDVPYQSLIKVWLAKAVEEARAQ
- the nagE gene encoding N-acetylglucosamine-specific PTS transporter subunit IIBC; amino-acid sequence: MNILNYMQRLGKALMLPIATLPVAAMLLRLGQPDLLNIAFMAEAGNAIFSNLPLLFAMGIACGLAKDDAGSAVLAGAVGYFVLTAAAKTINADIDMSFFGGIIAGIIAGHSYNKFHATEMPSYLAFFGGKRLVPIMTGLIALAVSVLAGYIWPSIQSGINAFALGVSESGPVGQFFYGVLNRGLIPVGLHHVVNSVFWFGLGEFTNAAGEIVNGDLPRFFAGDPTAGVFMAGFYPVMMFGLPAAAFAMYLTAHKENRAKVGGVLFSVALTAFLTGVTEPLEFMFVFLAPALYAVHAVLTGLSLVVTNSLGVLHGFGFSAGAFDMLLNWGLATNPVTLIMIGLAFAAIYFCAFYFGIKAFNLKTPGREDEEVAETVEMEQSGRAERYIALLGGQENLKEVGACITRLRLTLKDSNNVDEAGLKALGAKGVVRLSSSSLQVILGPQAEIIAGEINQRLS
- the nagB gene encoding glucosamine-6-phosphate deaminase; this translates as MRLIPLQTSEETAHWTARYIVNRINKFNPGKERPFVLGLPTGGTPVATYKELIRLYSKGEVSFKHVVTFNMDEYVGLPAGHPESYRQFMEEQLFSHIDLPAENVHFLNGNAENLELECQAYEEAILSYGGIELFLGGVGRDGHIAFNEPGSSLSSRSRIKTLTEDTRRANARFFDGDISQVPKLALTMGVATLLDAREVIILATGADKSRAVEAAVEGSVNHLWTVSAMQLHPKSIMVCDDAATMELKVKTLRYFQDIEAVNIKEVSRHVHA
- a CDS encoding RNA-guided endonuclease InsQ/TnpB family protein — protein: MLRATKVRIYPTSEQAEFLDRQFDAVRFVWNKALAIKVHYYKARGQSLSPKKHLKPLLAKAKKSRKYSWLKNADSIALQQATINLDTAFQNFFNPKLQARFPRFKKKHGKQSSYHCTSVSVGDNWIKIPKRKPIRAKVHREIVGKVKSITLSRTLTGKYFASILADDTQEQPKQIDNLEANQVVGVDMGITDLAITSTGHKTGNPRFLKKAQRNLKRKQQALSRCKKGSKGRHKARLLVAKAHERVAFARNDFQHKLSKQLIDENQAVIVETLKVKNMLKNKRLARSIADAGWHSLITKLEYKAKQEGKHLVKIDQWFASSKTCSVCDLKQEKMPLRIRSWECSCGAIHDRDINAARNIKKQGILKLKAEGLSVSADGGLRKSGILSVAA
- a CDS encoding BrnT family toxin is translated as MINLDKVLGFDWDEGNVRKKQEKHSVSQAEAEQVFFNNPLLLLSDKKHSDDEARYHAYGKTNNDRRLHLSFTLRSSDTLIRVISARDMSRNERLVYEKA